The Paenibacillus macerans genome includes a window with the following:
- a CDS encoding MurR/RpiR family transcriptional regulator: protein MKFEKILEKHYAKLNELDHQIAAFILSHKAEISNLSIVELAEKSFTSKSSIFRFVQKLGFSGYSEFKYLIQWDNHNNQTSPVIPIEHVGQQLIHILNKTKQMDLPKLYDKIYNSKRIYLLSTGLSQQLQAQVLQRNFLKMGISMSLIPLDIGTHLTSAVIEKLEPEDLLIVFSFSGENHAMKEALAIPLLKKIPVISFTNTSQNWLSHHSVFNISTYSEDSDETHFTSSFIHNIIDLITFEFEQYLKEKMSARLK, encoded by the coding sequence ATGAAGTTTGAAAAAATCTTAGAGAAACATTATGCCAAACTAAATGAATTGGATCACCAAATCGCTGCTTTTATTCTGAGCCACAAAGCGGAGATTTCTAACCTCAGTATTGTGGAATTGGCTGAAAAAAGCTTTACCTCCAAGTCCTCCATCTTCAGATTTGTACAAAAGCTGGGCTTTTCAGGCTACTCGGAATTTAAATATCTGATTCAATGGGACAATCACAATAATCAGACTTCTCCGGTCATTCCGATTGAGCATGTTGGGCAGCAATTGATTCATATCTTGAATAAAACAAAGCAAATGGATTTACCAAAGCTGTATGACAAAATCTATAATAGTAAGCGGATTTATTTGCTGTCTACAGGATTGAGCCAGCAGCTTCAGGCCCAGGTGCTGCAACGCAATTTCTTAAAAATGGGCATCAGCATGAGCCTGATCCCTTTAGACATCGGAACTCATTTAACAAGCGCGGTCATCGAAAAATTGGAACCCGAGGATCTGTTGATCGTATTTTCATTTTCCGGCGAAAATCATGCCATGAAAGAAGCCTTGGCCATACCTTTACTTAAAAAAATTCCGGTTATATCCTTTACAAACACCAGTCAAAACTGGCTTAGTCATCATTCTGTCTTTAATATTTCAACTTATTCTGAAGACTCTGATGAGACTCATTTTACCTCCAGTTTCATACACAATATTATTGATTTAATTACATTTGAGTTTGAGCAATATCTTAAGGAGAAAATGAGTGCGCGTTTAAAATAA